From one Coffea eugenioides isolate CCC68of unplaced genomic scaffold, Ceug_1.0 ScVebR1_94;HRSCAF=444, whole genome shotgun sequence genomic stretch:
- the LOC113759151 gene encoding uncharacterized protein LOC113759151, which translates to MQTAQSRQKGYADHRRKDLEFEEGDMVFLKVTPLRGTIAAKKGKKLKPRYIGPYRIQSRVRTVAYQLELPVKMSRIHNVFHVSLLKKYYPDPAHILHTEDIKLDETLTYGEQPVQILDQKVKELRNKQISLVKILWKNHDVEEATWEVEEDMQKEYPSLSTNKGINFEDEIALRRGSYEIPVSL; encoded by the coding sequence ATGCAGACGGCTCAGAGTCGGCAAAAGGGTTACGCCGATCACCGAAGAAAGGATCTGGAGTTCGAAGAGGGAGACATGGTATTTCTCAAGGTAACACCACTCCGAGGAACAATTGCGGCCAAGAAAGGGAAGAAGTTGAAGCCTCGATATATAGGGCCGTATAGGATTCAAAGCCGAGTCAGGACAGTGGCGTATCAGTTAGAGTTACCTGTTAAAATGTCCCGAATCCACAATGTCTTCCACGTCTCGTTATTGAAGAAGTATTATCCAGATCCCGCACACATCCTACACACAGAGGACATCAAGTTAGACGAAACCCTCACCTATGGAGAACAGCCGGTACAAATTTTGGATCAAAAGGTGAAAGAACTAAGAAATAAACAGATATCTTTGGTAAAGATTTTATGGAAAAATCATGATGTGGAGGAAGCCACCTGGGAAGTAGAGGAAGACATGCAGAAGGAATATCCTTCTTTGTCCACAAACAAAGgtattaatttcgaggacgaaattgctCTAAGAAGGGGAAGTTATGAGATCCCGGTTAGCCTTTGA